The proteins below come from a single Buchnera aphidicola (Thelaxes californica) genomic window:
- the rlmN gene encoding 23S rRNA (adenine(2503)-C(2))-methyltransferase RlmN produces the protein MDIIQNKINLFEYDIHHMRQFFLSIQEKKFRADQIMKWIYHQNCTSFEKMHNLPIELRLKLVKLACIIPLKFIKEQHSLDGSIKWGVLVGKQLVEAVYMPEKNRNTLCISTQVGCVLKCTFCLTGKQGFKRNLTVSEIIGQIWLAKYIINKTKKKKKNMLITNIVLMGMGEPLLNFNNVVTAIKIMQHPLCLGFSKRKITLSTVGIVPAIKKLMNTVDVNLAISLHAPNDDLRSKIMPINNIYNIKDILSAAKKYIQKSKANRSGITIEYIMLNNINDSLIHAYQLVKILSNIKSKINLIPYNYITGSSLNCSSQSQINLFYNFLLKKKCLVTIRKNRGIDIQAACGQLKGNIQTK, from the coding sequence ATGGATATTATACAAAATAAAATTAATTTATTTGAATATGATATACATCATATGAGACAATTTTTTCTTTCTATTCAAGAAAAAAAATTTCGTGCAGATCAAATTATGAAATGGATTTATCATCAAAATTGTACTAGTTTTGAAAAAATGCATAATTTACCAATCGAATTAAGATTGAAGCTTGTTAAGCTTGCGTGTATTATACCACTGAAATTTATAAAAGAACAGCATTCTTTAGATGGATCTATAAAATGGGGTGTATTAGTAGGTAAACAATTAGTAGAAGCAGTTTATATGCCTGAAAAAAATAGAAATACTCTATGTATTTCTACACAAGTAGGATGTGTTTTAAAATGCACATTTTGTTTAACTGGAAAACAAGGTTTTAAAAGAAATTTAACAGTATCTGAGATTATTGGACAAATATGGTTAGCAAAATATATTATTAATAAAACAAAAAAAAAAAAAAAAAATATGTTGATTACAAATATTGTATTAATGGGAATGGGGGAACCATTATTAAATTTTAATAATGTTGTTACAGCTATAAAAATTATGCAACATCCATTATGTTTAGGTTTTTCAAAAAGAAAAATTACATTATCTACTGTAGGTATTGTTCCTGCAATAAAAAAATTGATGAATACAGTTGATGTAAATCTTGCAATTTCTTTACATGCACCGAATGATGATTTAAGAAGTAAAATTATGCCTATAAATAATATATATAATATTAAAGATATATTATCTGCTGCAAAAAAATATATTCAAAAATCTAAAGCAAATCGAAGTGGCATTACAATTGAATATATAATGTTAAATAATATTAATGATTCATTAATACATGCATATCAATTAGTAAAAATTTTATCTAATATAAAAAGTAAAATTAATTTAATTCCTTATAATTATATAACTGGATCTTCTTTGAATTGTAGTTCTCAATCTCAAATTAATCTTTTTTATAACTTTTTATTAAAAAAAAAGTGTTTGGTTACTATAAGAAAAAATAGAGGAATAGATATTCAGGCTGCATGTGGACAATTAAAAGGAAATATTCAAACAAAATAA
- the hisS gene encoding histidine--tRNA ligase produces MNINIQSIRGIHDYLPKDAEKFRNIENILLSILKSYCFQEIKLPLLEKTDLFYRTIGPSTDVLEKEMYNFESKSNEKISLRPEGTISCVRAVIQHNLLKQNLEQRLWYSGPMFRYERPQKGRYRQFYQLGTEIFGISGEEIELELLTINYTWWKKLGIHKLLSLEINSIGSYEERKEFEKKILLFFRKYESIFDHELKTTLLKNPLRLLDSKNPIIKNILFKAPKLFDSLHQDTHLKFKKICILLKLMKIPFIVNKNLIRGLDYYNDLVFEWTINDANTQNTICAGGRYNLLMSKLGGTNTPSLGCAVGLDRLLLLLNKHKIFDKKNNTVDIYIICLENSIQLSVLKISAMIRKKFSKIRIKIDFSSRKLSKKIKHAVNSFSKLMFIFGKKEIMNNCILVKNLIKHTQKNIPIDQVINYLSFFFKY; encoded by the coding sequence ATGAATATAAATATTCAATCTATTCGAGGTATACACGATTATCTTCCTAAAGATGCGGAAAAATTTCGAAATATTGAAAATATTTTACTTTCAATTCTCAAAAGTTATTGTTTTCAAGAAATTAAATTACCGTTATTAGAAAAAACTGATTTATTTTATCGAACAATAGGTCCAAGTACAGATGTTTTAGAAAAAGAAATGTATAATTTTGAAAGTAAAAGTAATGAAAAAATTTCTTTAAGACCAGAAGGAACTATAAGTTGTGTGAGAGCTGTGATACAACATAATTTATTAAAACAAAATTTAGAACAAAGGTTATGGTACTCTGGTCCTATGTTTCGTTATGAGCGACCTCAAAAAGGAAGATATCGTCAATTTTATCAGTTAGGAACAGAAATATTTGGAATATCAGGGGAAGAAATAGAATTAGAATTGTTGACAATAAATTATACATGGTGGAAAAAACTTGGAATACATAAATTATTAAGTTTAGAAATTAATTCTATAGGATCTTATGAAGAAAGAAAAGAATTCGAAAAAAAAATATTATTATTTTTTAGAAAATATGAATCTATTTTTGATCATGAATTGAAAACGACTTTACTTAAAAATCCTTTAAGATTATTAGATAGCAAAAATCCTATAATAAAAAACATACTTTTTAAAGCTCCAAAACTATTTGATTCTTTACATCAAGATACTCATTTGAAATTTAAAAAAATTTGTATTTTACTTAAATTAATGAAAATACCTTTTATTGTAAACAAAAATTTAATTAGAGGATTAGATTATTATAATGATTTAGTATTTGAATGGACAATCAATGATGCCAATACACAAAATACTATTTGTGCCGGTGGTCGTTATAATCTTTTAATGAGTAAATTAGGAGGAACAAATACTCCTTCATTAGGTTGTGCCGTTGGTTTAGATAGATTATTATTATTATTAAATAAACACAAAATTTTTGATAAAAAAAATAATACCGTTGATATTTATATCATTTGTTTGGAAAATTCTATTCAATTGTCAGTATTAAAAATTTCTGCAATGATTAGAAAAAAATTTTCAAAAATTAGAATAAAAATAGATTTTAGTTCAAGAAAATTGTCAAAAAAAATAAAACATGCAGTTAATTCTTTTTCAAAATTAATGTTTATTTTTGGAAAAAAAGAAATAATGAATAATTGTATATTAGTTAAAAATTTAATCAAACATACTCAAAAAAATATTCCAATAGATCAAGTTATTAATTATTTATCATTTTTTTTTAAATATTAA
- the glyA gene encoding serine hydroxymethyltransferase translates to MLKSNILLKNYDKTIWDILQLEKKRQEEHIELIASENYASRLILELQGSEFTNKYAEGYPEKRYYGGCQNVDLIENIAIQRAKKLFQADYVNVQPHSGSQANFAVYNALLKPGDLILGMNLSHGGHLTHGSKVNFSGKIYNSIFYGVDKKGDIDYQQIEYLAYKNKPKMIIGGFSSYSGLANWKLMREIADSVNAYLLVDMSHIAGLIVAHLYPNPLSHAHIVTSTTHKTLSGPRGGIILSNEKDESLYKKINSSVFPGTQGGPLVHVIAAKAVAFKEAMEIDFHKYQKKILLNAKIMSKNFIENNFDLVSNGTNNHLFVINLTNLKITGKQAEHVLQKANITVNKNSIPYDVLSPFVTSGIRIGTPAITRRGFTELDAYQVSEWIIKILKNIDNETVVNMIKKEVIKLCQQYPVYIK, encoded by the coding sequence TTGTTAAAATCAAATATATTATTAAAAAATTATGACAAAACTATATGGGATATATTACAACTAGAAAAAAAAAGACAAGAAGAACATATTGAATTAATTGCCTCAGAAAATTATGCTAGTCGACTTATATTAGAATTACAAGGATCAGAATTTACTAACAAATATGCAGAAGGATATCCTGAAAAAAGATATTATGGAGGATGTCAAAATGTTGATTTAATAGAAAATATTGCGATTCAACGAGCAAAAAAATTATTTCAAGCAGATTATGTTAATGTTCAACCTCATTCTGGTTCTCAAGCTAATTTTGCAGTATATAATGCTTTATTAAAACCAGGTGACTTAATTTTAGGAATGAATTTATCACATGGAGGACATTTAACACATGGATCTAAAGTAAATTTTTCTGGTAAAATATATAATTCCATATTTTATGGGGTAGATAAAAAAGGAGATATTGATTATCAACAAATAGAATATTTAGCTTATAAAAATAAACCGAAGATGATCATTGGAGGATTTTCTTCTTATTCTGGTCTTGCAAATTGGAAATTAATGCGTGAAATTGCAGATAGTGTTAATGCTTATCTACTTGTAGATATGTCCCATATTGCTGGTTTAATCGTGGCTCATTTGTATCCTAATCCTCTTTCACATGCACATATAGTTACTAGTACTACTCATAAAACATTGTCTGGACCAAGAGGCGGTATTATTTTATCTAATGAAAAAGATGAAAGTTTATATAAAAAAATTAATTCCTCTGTTTTTCCGGGTACACAAGGTGGTCCATTAGTTCATGTTATTGCCGCAAAGGCTGTTGCTTTTAAAGAAGCTATGGAAATAGATTTTCATAAATATCAAAAAAAAATATTATTAAATGCAAAAATTATGTCCAAAAATTTTATAGAGAACAATTTTGATTTAGTTTCAAATGGAACTAATAATCATTTATTTGTAATAAATTTAACAAATTTAAAAATTACTGGAAAACAAGCAGAACATGTATTACAAAAAGCAAATATTACTGTTAATAAAAACAGTATTCCATATGACGTATTAAGTCCATTTGTTACTTCAGGAATCCGTATTGGTACACCAGCTATTACAAGAAGAGGATTTACAGAATTAGACGCTTATCAAGTATCAGAATGGATAATAAAAATATTAAAAAACATAGATAATGAAACAGTAGTTAACATGATCAAAAAAGAAGTAATAAAATTGTGTCAACAATATCCTGTATATATTAAATAA
- the bioD gene encoding dethiobiotin synthase, translated as MKNNWFITGTDTEVGKTIFSSILLKIGTKNGYRTVGYKPISSNIIEENNIKKTDIELMKKNSSVYFPNKILNPFNFYEPFPPHFIVQKQNKKINPVILSKNLNILRKYCNWIVIEGAGGWHTPISNDYLYSDWVIKEKIPVILVVGLKIGCINHAILTSNTIIDNNVPFFGWVCNDILSTQNYKKEYLSCLKKHIAAPFLGNIPYVSSKKHFYTNKILQIFDKSIKNFENYH; from the coding sequence ATGAAAAATAATTGGTTTATTACAGGAACAGATACAGAAGTAGGAAAAACAATTTTTTCTAGTATTTTGCTAAAAATTGGGACAAAAAATGGATATCGAACAGTAGGATATAAACCAATTTCTTCTAATATTATAGAAGAAAATAATATAAAAAAAACAGACATAGAATTAATGAAAAAAAATAGTTCCGTTTATTTTCCAAATAAAATTCTTAACCCTTTTAATTTTTATGAACCTTTTCCACCTCATTTTATTGTACAAAAACAAAACAAAAAAATTAATCCTGTAATTTTGTCAAAAAATTTAAATATTTTAAGAAAATATTGTAATTGGATAGTTATTGAAGGAGCTGGAGGATGGCATACTCCTATATCTAATGATTATTTATATTCAGATTGGGTAATTAAAGAAAAAATACCAGTAATTTTGGTTGTAGGATTAAAAATAGGTTGTATTAATCATGCAATATTAACTAGTAATACTATTATTGATAATAATGTACCTTTTTTTGGTTGGGTTTGTAATGATATTTTATCGACACAAAATTATAAAAAAGAATATTTATCTTGTTTAAAAAAACATATTGCTGCTCCCTTTTTAGGAAATATTCCATATGTGTCCTCTAAAAAACATTTTTATACAAACAAAATATTACAAATTTTTGATAAATCTATAAAAAATTTTGAAAATTATCATTAA
- the bioB gene encoding biotin synthase BioB, producing the protein MKKYWSLKETNQLFKKPFLDLLFEAQTIHRKNFHPLKLQISTLLSLKTGGCPEDCKYCPQSARYKTNLKNTEKTAKLGIQEVILSAKKAKQSGADRFCMGAAWKNPKDQDIPYLVEIITKIKKMGLETCMTLGSLNINQAQQLSEAGLDFYNHNLDTSPEFYNKIITTRTYQERLDTLSIVRQSGMKVCSGGILGMGETSNDRQQLLMQLANLEQQPESVPINMLVKTPGLPLEHVEEINNFDFIKTIAAARIMMPKSYVRLSAGRHQMSEEMQTMCFMAGVNSIFYGCKLLTTQNVEASQDIKFFKKIGIITDNLNINEKKENDIKYVLQQNIYKQYYNI; encoded by the coding sequence ATGAAAAAATACTGGTCTTTGAAAGAAACTAATCAACTATTTAAAAAACCTTTTTTAGATTTATTATTTGAAGCTCAAACAATACATAGAAAAAATTTTCATCCATTAAAATTACAAATAAGTACATTATTATCTTTAAAAACAGGTGGTTGTCCAGAAGATTGTAAATATTGCCCTCAAAGTGCTAGATATAAAACTAATTTAAAAAATACAGAAAAAACTGCTAAACTTGGCATACAAGAAGTAATTTTATCTGCAAAAAAAGCTAAACAATCAGGAGCAGATCGATTTTGTATGGGAGCAGCATGGAAAAACCCAAAAGATCAAGATATTCCTTATTTAGTAGAAATTATTACAAAAATAAAAAAAATGGGTTTAGAAACATGTATGACTTTAGGAAGTTTAAATATAAATCAAGCACAACAGTTATCAGAAGCTGGATTGGATTTTTATAATCATAATCTAGATACTTCTCCTGAATTTTATAACAAAATTATCACTACAAGAACATATCAAGAAAGATTAGATACCTTATCAATTGTACGTCAATCTGGTATGAAAGTATGTTCTGGAGGAATTTTAGGAATGGGAGAAACATCAAACGATCGTCAACAATTACTTATGCAACTTGCTAATCTTGAACAACAACCAGAAAGCGTTCCTATTAACATGTTAGTTAAAACACCAGGATTACCTCTAGAACATGTTGAAGAAATAAATAATTTTGATTTTATTAAAACTATTGCTGCAGCAAGGATTATGATGCCTAAATCCTATGTCCGTTTATCAGCAGGTAGGCATCAAATGAGTGAAGAAATGCAAACAATGTGTTTTATGGCTGGTGTTAATTCAATTTTTTATGGATGTAAGTTACTTACAACACAAAATGTAGAAGCTAGTCAAGATATTAAATTTTTTAAAAAAATTGGTATTATTACTGATAATTTAAATATTAATGAAAAAAAAGAAAATGACATTAAATATGTATTACAACAAAATATTTATAAACAATACTATAATATATAG
- the bioA gene encoding adenosylmethionine--8-amino-7-oxononanoate transaminase, whose product MKKIDLHFDKKHIWHPYSSMLYPTKCYPVISAKGMYLTLEYNKKILDGMSSWWAAIHGYNNKRLNDALKNQIDQMSHVMFGGITHIPAIKLCKKLLNITNFNFECVFLADSGSIAIEVSMKMAIQYWKALGIKKKYFLTIKKGYHGDTFFAMSISDPNNSFHNLYNHNIIHNNLFAESPKINFFEKWNKKDVYSFFTLIQKYHTEIIAIILEPIVQGVGGMHFYHPQYLKEVKELSQVYDIPLIIDEIATGFGRTGKLFAYEHANIIPDILCIGKALTGGMMTLSATLTTKKIAEVISNGKEKCLMHGPTFMGNPLACAVAIESISILQEHHWKKQVSFIEKKLTYYFSCLKEHKRVLDVRVLGAICVIECKKKINIEKIQKFFVHHGVWIRPFKNLIYVVPAYIIKDLEIKKLADAITIALDYKKFFQ is encoded by the coding sequence ATGAAAAAAATAGATCTACATTTTGATAAAAAACATATTTGGCATCCTTATTCTTCCATGTTATACCCAACAAAATGTTATCCTGTTATTTCTGCAAAAGGTATGTATCTAACTTTAGAATACAATAAAAAAATTCTTGATGGAATGTCTTCTTGGTGGGCAGCTATACATGGATATAATAATAAACGTTTAAATGATGCATTAAAGAACCAAATTGATCAAATGTCACATGTAATGTTTGGAGGTATTACACATATTCCAGCAATAAAATTATGTAAAAAATTATTAAATATTACAAATTTTAACTTTGAATGTGTTTTTCTTGCAGATTCAGGTTCTATAGCTATTGAAGTATCTATGAAAATGGCAATACAGTATTGGAAAGCTTTAGGAATAAAAAAAAAATATTTTTTGACAATAAAAAAAGGGTATCATGGAGATACATTTTTTGCTATGTCTATTTCTGATCCTAACAATTCTTTTCATAATTTATATAATCATAATATTATACATAATAATTTATTTGCAGAATCTCCTAAAATTAATTTTTTTGAAAAATGGAATAAAAAAGATGTATATTCATTTTTTACATTAATACAAAAATATCATACTGAAATCATTGCAATAATATTAGAACCTATTGTACAAGGTGTAGGAGGGATGCATTTTTATCATCCACAATACTTAAAAGAAGTAAAAGAATTATCTCAAGTATATGATATTCCTTTAATTATTGATGAAATTGCTACTGGTTTTGGAAGAACTGGAAAATTATTTGCTTATGAACATGCTAATATTATTCCAGATATTTTATGTATTGGGAAAGCTTTAACAGGAGGAATGATGACCTTATCTGCTACTCTTACGACAAAAAAAATTGCTGAAGTAATTAGCAATGGAAAAGAAAAATGTTTAATGCATGGACCAACTTTTATGGGAAATCCATTAGCTTGTGCGGTAGCAATAGAAAGTATTAGTATACTACAAGAACATCATTGGAAAAAACAAGTTTCTTTTATAGAAAAGAAATTAACATATTATTTTTCTTGTTTAAAAGAACATAAAAGAGTATTAGATGTTCGAGTATTAGGTGCAATTTGTGTAATTGAATGTAAGAAAAAAATCAATATTGAAAAAATACAAAAATTTTTTGTACATCATGGTGTTTGGATTCGTCCATTTAAAAATTTAATTTATGTTGTCCCAGCATATATTATTAAAGATTTAGAAATAAAAAAATTAGCTGACGCTATTACAATAGCATTAGATTATAAAAAATTTTTTCAATAA
- a CDS encoding beta-propeller fold lactonase family protein, with the protein MSIFIYIAAPGTESIYILKLSQKKYLTKIQQINTEGEPQPILLLPEKNLLYVGIRPKNRIDTYYIDNEKKIYKVHSIQLEYPINHISTDQTKNFLFCSSYHGNLIYLISLNHFGYPEHILFTIKNIYGCHFSQVDIENKILFSTALKENKIYMHKISEMIENNTINFKKHLIMGKNSGPRHLSFHPTKKYLYSINEFNGTVDVINIHNMENINIIQNINMLPIEYTGKFWGADIHITQCGKFLYATDRSANILTVFSVHEVFGTLKIINHYITEKQPRSFHIDHNDQYLFIVGQQSNSLTVYHMNDKTGLLHFLNNFSINNNPLWVTTY; encoded by the coding sequence ATGTCAATATTTATTTATATTGCAGCACCAGGTACTGAAAGCATTTACATATTAAAATTATCACAAAAAAAATATTTAACTAAAATACAACAAATAAACACAGAAGGAGAACCTCAACCTATCTTATTATTACCTGAAAAAAACTTACTATATGTTGGAATCAGACCGAAAAATCGAATAGATACTTATTATATCGATAACGAAAAAAAAATATATAAAGTACATTCTATTCAATTAGAATATCCAATTAATCATATTTCTACAGATCAAACCAAAAATTTTTTATTTTGTAGTTCATATCATGGAAATTTAATATATTTAATTTCATTAAATCATTTTGGATATCCTGAACATATATTATTTACAATAAAAAATATATATGGATGTCATTTTTCTCAAGTTGATATAGAAAATAAAATACTTTTTTCAACAGCTTTAAAAGAAAATAAAATTTATATGCATAAAATATCTGAAATGATTGAAAATAATACAATAAATTTTAAAAAACATTTAATTATGGGAAAAAATTCAGGTCCCCGTCATTTATCATTTCATCCTACAAAAAAATACTTATATAGTATTAACGAATTTAACGGTACAGTAGATGTTATAAATATTCATAATATGGAAAATATAAACATCATACAAAATATTAATATGTTACCAATAGAATATACAGGAAAATTTTGGGGTGCAGATATTCATATTACTCAATGTGGTAAATTTTTATATGCTACAGATCGTAGTGCAAATATTCTTACTGTGTTTTCTGTTCACGAAGTATTTGGAACATTAAAAATTATTAATCATTATATTACTGAAAAACAACCTAGATCATTTCATATTGATCATAATGATCAATATCTATTTATTGTGGGACAACAATCTAATTCTTTAACTGTTTATCATATGAATGATAAAACAGGATTATTACATTTTTTAAATAATTTTTCAATTAACAATAATCCGTTATGGGTAACAACATATTAA
- a CDS encoding DEAD/DEAH box helicase: MNNTKNCFYIETLDKIQKNDFLIHLEYGIGQYKGLKKINVKNIENEYLILSCFNNIELFIPVYSIHLLQKYSFDNAINPILIKLFNNNWKKEKQKIADKIYDTALILLDNQAKRASISGYSFKNDVLKYKKFIKKCPFKITTDQNNVIKSVFEDMSKNIPMDRIICGDVGLGKTEIAIRAAFLSFINNKQVAILVPTTLLTQQHLYIFKERFSSFKCKIEHLSRLNTKKKEKQILLQTQTGKINILIGTHKLLFNKVQWNNLGLLIIDEEHRFGVMHKEYLKKNNQNIDVLTLTATPIPRTLNMAFSGVRDLSIINTPPKNRLPIKTFVKQYDINLIKEIILKEIDRGGQVYYIFNKVNSIENKVLKLSNLLPQIKIHMGHGQMHPKELKNIMTNFYEKKFDVLVSTTIIETGIDIPNVNSIIIEGADQFGLSQLHQLRGRVGRSNFQAYAWLLIHDLKKINIKAYQRISAISSCNSLGSGLSLSNRDLEIRGIGELLGEDQSGHIKTIGVSLYTQLLNKTISEIKKNKNVNSSCVFQSPPKIELNVPSIIPNSYIHDPYIRISFYKKLCYSHELSQIDLIQKKLLTDFGKIPKTIKNLIKINKIRIIAEITGFKEIQSYEKGGIFILQDQHNIQLNKFFNIMNKNITKWKIDHNNNKNLLLFDHKINDNIERIKWLLNLMKEIFLNTLLKK, encoded by the coding sequence ATGAATAATACAAAAAATTGCTTTTATATTGAAACATTAGATAAAATACAAAAAAATGATTTTTTAATACATTTAGAATATGGAATTGGTCAATATAAAGGATTAAAAAAAATTAATGTTAAAAATATCGAAAATGAATATTTAATTTTGTCATGTTTTAATAACATAGAATTATTTATTCCAGTTTATTCCATTCATTTATTACAAAAATATTCGTTTGATAATGCTATCAATCCAATATTAATTAAATTATTTAATAATAATTGGAAAAAAGAAAAACAAAAAATTGCAGATAAAATTTATGATACTGCGCTTATACTCTTAGATAATCAAGCAAAAAGAGCTTCTATAAGCGGATATTCATTTAAAAATGATGTATTAAAATACAAAAAATTTATAAAAAAATGTCCTTTTAAAATTACTACGGACCAAAATAATGTAATTAAATCTGTATTTGAAGATATGTCAAAAAATATACCCATGGATAGAATTATATGTGGAGATGTAGGATTAGGAAAAACAGAAATAGCTATTCGAGCTGCATTTTTATCTTTCATAAATAATAAACAAGTTGCAATTTTGGTACCAACTACGTTATTAACACAACAACATCTGTATATTTTTAAAGAACGTTTTTCTTCATTTAAATGTAAAATTGAACATTTATCTCGTTTAAATACAAAAAAAAAAGAAAAGCAAATTTTGTTACAAACACAAACAGGAAAAATTAATATATTAATAGGTACACATAAACTGTTATTTAATAAAGTTCAATGGAATAATTTAGGTTTATTAATTATTGATGAAGAACATCGATTTGGAGTTATGCATAAAGAATATTTAAAAAAAAATAACCAGAATATTGACGTATTAACATTAACAGCAACTCCTATACCTAGAACATTAAACATGGCTTTTTCAGGTGTACGTGATTTATCAATTATAAATACTCCACCAAAAAATCGATTACCTATTAAAACATTTGTAAAACAATACGACATAAATTTAATAAAAGAAATTATATTAAAAGAAATAGATAGAGGAGGACAAGTATATTATATTTTTAATAAAGTAAATAGCATTGAAAATAAAGTTTTGAAACTATCTAATTTATTACCTCAAATAAAAATTCATATGGGACATGGTCAAATGCATCCAAAAGAATTAAAAAATATTATGACTAATTTTTATGAAAAAAAATTTGATGTATTAGTTAGTACAACAATTATTGAAACTGGAATTGATATTCCTAATGTTAATTCAATTATTATTGAAGGAGCTGATCAATTTGGTTTATCTCAATTACATCAATTAAGAGGAAGAGTAGGAAGATCTAATTTTCAAGCTTACGCATGGTTGTTAATACATGATTTAAAAAAAATAAACATAAAAGCATATCAAAGAATATCAGCTATTTCAAGTTGTAACAGTTTAGGATCAGGTTTATCATTATCTAATCGTGATTTAGAAATACGAGGAATAGGAGAATTATTAGGGGAAGATCAAAGTGGGCATATAAAAACTATAGGTGTTTCTTTATATACACAATTGTTAAATAAAACAATATCAGAAATAAAAAAAAATAAAAATGTCAACAGTAGTTGTGTATTTCAATCTCCTCCGAAAATTGAATTAAATGTTCCATCCATTATTCCAAATAGTTATATTCACGATCCATATATAAGAATCTCTTTTTACAAAAAATTATGTTATTCTCATGAATTATCACAAATAGATCTCATTCAAAAAAAATTATTAACTGATTTCGGAAAAATTCCTAAAACTATAAAAAATTTAATAAAAATTAACAAAATTAGAATTATTGCAGAAATTACAGGTTTTAAAGAAATACAATCATATGAAAAAGGAGGTATTTTTATACTTCAAGATCAACATAATATTCAATTAAATAAATTTTTTAATATAATGAATAAAAATATTACTAAATGGAAAATTGATCATAATAATAATAAAAATCTTTTATTATTTGATCATAAAATAAATGATAATATTGAACGCATCAAATGGTTATTAAATTTGATGAAAGAAATTTTTTTAAATACTTTATTAAAAAAATAA
- the gap gene encoding type I glyceraldehyde-3-phosphate dehydrogenase — MIIKVGINGFGRIGRMVFRLAQSHKNIKIVAINDLLSIDYIAYLLKYDSTHGIFNKKIKFHNNILTIGENNIRISSESDIKKINWKEVDVDVVVEATGFFLTKNTAQDHLLAGAKKVVLTGPSKDDTPMYVNGVNFHQYRGEKIVSNASCTTNCLAPLAKIIHDNFNIIEGLMTTVHAATATQKVVDGPSYKDWRGGRGVLQNIIPSSTGAAKAVGVVIPELQGKLTGIAFRVPTANVSVVDLTVKYKKSTTYLEICNIIKQYSQNTMKGIIGYIDEEVVSSDFNGNYLTSIFDAKAGLSLNKNFTKLIAWYDNETGYSSKVLDLVCLVYKEQ, encoded by the coding sequence ATGATAATTAAAGTAGGAATTAATGGTTTTGGTAGAATCGGAAGAATGGTATTTCGATTGGCTCAATCTCATAAAAATATAAAGATAGTAGCTATTAATGATTTATTAAGTATTGATTATATAGCTTATTTATTGAAATATGATTCTACTCATGGAATTTTTAATAAAAAAATTAAATTTCATAATAATATTTTAACAATTGGTGAAAATAATATCAGAATTTCTTCAGAATCTGATATAAAAAAAATTAATTGGAAAGAAGTAGATGTTGATGTGGTAGTGGAAGCAACAGGGTTTTTTTTAACAAAAAATACTGCACAGGATCATTTGTTAGCAGGGGCTAAAAAAGTAGTTTTAACTGGTCCCTCTAAAGATGATACACCGATGTATGTTAATGGAGTAAATTTTCATCAGTATCGAGGAGAAAAAATAGTTTCTAATGCTTCATGTACAACTAATTGTTTAGCTCCATTAGCCAAAATTATTCATGACAATTTTAATATAATTGAAGGATTAATGACTACAGTACATGCAGCTACTGCTACACAAAAAGTAGTAGATGGGCCTTCTTATAAAGATTGGAGAGGAGGAAGAGGTGTTTTACAAAATATTATTCCTTCTTCAACTGGTGCTGCTAAAGCAGTTGGTGTAGTTATTCCTGAATTACAAGGTAAATTAACTGGAATAGCATTTAGAGTACCAACTGCTAATGTATCTGTTGTAGATTTAACAGTAAAATATAAAAAATCTACTACATATTTAGAAATTTGTAATATTATAAAACAATACTCACAAAATACAATGAAAGGTATTATTGGTTATATTGATGAAGAAGTTGTTTCTAGTGATTTTAATGGTAATTATCTAACTTCTATTTTTGATGCAAAAGCAGGTTTATCACTAAATAAAAATTTTACTAAATTGATTGCATGGTATGATAATGAAACAGGATATTCTAGTAAAGTATTAGATTTAGTATGTTTAGTATATAAAGAACAATAA